The following DNA comes from Desulfosoma sp..
ATGGCGGCGAGGGTGTGATCGAGTCTTGAACAGGATCGCCCAGTCCTGGGTGGCGCTCAATAACGTGGGTTTGGCCTTGACCAAGAAAATTCGCTGGAAGATTCAAGGCGTACGGGATCTGAAAGAAAAAGGCTGGTACCTGGTTTTGGCGAATCATCAGAGCTGGACCGACATTGTGGTGCTTCAAAAGGTTTTTCATCGAAGGCTGCCCTTCCTCAAGTTTTTCCTGAAAAAGGAACTGATCTATGTTCCCTTTTTGGGTTTGGCTTGGTGGGCTTTGGATTTCCCCTTTATGAAAAGGTCTTCGGGTGCGGCGGCTCAAAAAAAGCCGGATGTGCGAGCTCGAGACATCGCCGAAACCCTTAAAGCCTGCGAAAAGTTCAAGCACGTCCCCATTGCGGTGATGAACTTTGCCGAAGGCACCCGAGCTACGGCATCCAAGATTCTCGAAAAGGGATCTCCCTACACGCATCTTTTACGCCCTAAGGCAGCGGGGGCGGCCATGGTGCTGGCGACCATGAAGGAACGGTTACACGGCATTGTGGATGTCACGCTGGTGTATCCTGAAGGTCCCGTGAGTTTTTGGCGTTTTTTGTGCGGTAAGGTCCG
Coding sequences within:
- a CDS encoding acyltransferase is translated as MLHWLPGPLNGLFSLTWLSANTLFWVVPLLIAAFFKWIIPLPQWRRGCDRVLNRIAQSWVALNNVGLALTKKIRWKIQGVRDLKEKGWYLVLANHQSWTDIVVLQKVFHRRLPFLKFFLKKELIYVPFLGLAWWALDFPFMKRSSGAAAQKKPDVRARDIAETLKACEKFKHVPIAVMNFAEGTRATASKILEKGSPYTHLLRPKAAGAAMVLATMKERLHGIVDVTLVYPEGPVSFWRFLCGKVREIWVHVETLPVRQELLGDYFQDKAFQKRFQAWLNELWEAKDRKIEAMKREWREMARVQESSVYFPSSEDWDRTRA